AACTATATGATTATGTAAATTGGTATAATAATAAAAGGATTCATGGGTCTCTGGGGTATTTAACACCAGTGGAATACAAAACTTTGATGTCCGAGAAAATAGTGTCCTAAAAGGGGTTGCCGATCCAGATCGAATCGATCTATGTGCTGGACCTGCTTAACACGACTCTGGATGAGAAGGCACTGGGCTGCCTCTTTCTCTTTGCCCCGCTCCTTTTGCTTTTCAACAAGTCCAGAGGAAAGAACTTCCTCACCCTTAACGCCTTTGTTCTGATCGTCTCCCGCCTTCTCCTACCCCAGGTGAGCCATTCCCTGCGCATCGTCGTTGCCGGGACGGGGGTATCGGCCTTCCTCCTCTATTTAATGGTTTTTCTGGAGAGAAACGGAACAGGGGAAGATTCTCAAGAGAATATCTCCACAGGCTCGGCGATCGCCCTGGCCCTCCTCCTCTCCATCTTCTTTCGTGCCCTGGGATCAACAAGGGATTATTCCCTCCATGGCTGGGGTCAGATCCACGGATGGATACTCGGAGGAATCTCCCTCTTTATCCTGGTTCAGAGCCGCGATGATGAGATCAACAGAAAGTCCGAACCCCGGGGGGAACTTTCCTCCATTCTGGGGATGATCGGCATCATCACATTTGTCTACTTTCTCTTTCAGAATCCCGGTATCATAAGCCGCTGGTCGGGGATCTCCTATCCCCTGGTGATGATCCTCTCATCCCTGGTGTTCACAAGCTATCTGCTGAGCGCCTCTTTCTGGAAAAAGACACTCATTCCATCGGAAAAGAAGCCCTGGCTGCTGATCACCGTGAATCTCCTTTTTCTCACGGCACTGATGAGAACGATTCTCTTAAACCGGGTCGCTTTTCCTATGACCCCCGCCTCAACGGCTGTCATAGTTACCCCTCTCTCCTGGTACGCTCATATCCCGACGGTTCTGATGATCCTCCTCTCGTCGGTTCTCTTTCTCAATGCCGATGTTTTTGCATCGAGAATTGCCGCAAAGAGTCTCTCTCCGGCTAAAGCGGCCCTCGCCTGGTGGACGGGGACATTCACCCTCCTCATTCTGATCTTTGTCCTGATCTTCACCAATATCTGGGCCTATGTTCCCCCCGTCAGCCTGATATTCCGCAACCAGTTCTACCTTCCCTTTCTCATCACCGGCCTTATGATGATTATCCCCCTGCTTCTGCAGAAAAAGGGACCTGAGTCTCCTGCTGATGATTCGGGCGAGAGAAAGCCTTTAATGGTTGTTTCCCTGATGATCTTCTTTCTCACCATTGCTGCAGTAATCTTTGTATCGGCCCGCCCCGAAGCTGTAGGCAAGGCTCCACAAGAGCTTATTGTGATGACCTATAACTGTCAGCAGGGAGTCGACAAGGATGGGAACCTGGCCCTGGATGAGCAGCTGGCTGTCATCCGCTCGATAAATCCTGATATCCTGGTCCTCCAGGAGAGCGATTCTCCCCGTATTTCCCGGGGCAATGTGGATGTTGTACGTTTCTTCCAGGATGGGCTGGACTACTACGCCTACTTCGGTCCCACCACCGTGTCGGGGACCTTCGGCACAGCGATTCTTTCACACTTTCCACTGGAAAATCAGAGATCGGTCTACACCTACAGCTCCGACGATGAAGTGGCAACCGCTGTGGCCGAGTTCTCTCTCGGTGAGAAGTCTGTGGGAATCATCTGCGTACACCCTTCGGGGAATGAGGATGTGAACAGGATCTTTACAGAAACCCTGATCGAGACGGCCTCTTCCTTTGATAATGTGATAGTTATGGGAGATTTCAACATGAGAGAGTACTCAGAAACCCTCCGGGCCATAGGCG
This genomic stretch from Oceanispirochaeta sp. M1 harbors:
- a CDS encoding IS3 family transposase, translated to LYDYVNWYNNKRIHGSLGYLTPVEYKTLMSEKIVS
- a CDS encoding endonuclease/exonuclease/phosphatase family protein translates to MPIQIESIYVLDLLNTTLDEKALGCLFLFAPLLLLFNKSRGKNFLTLNAFVLIVSRLLLPQVSHSLRIVVAGTGVSAFLLYLMVFLERNGTGEDSQENISTGSAIALALLLSIFFRALGSTRDYSLHGWGQIHGWILGGISLFILVQSRDDEINRKSEPRGELSSILGMIGIITFVYFLFQNPGIISRWSGISYPLVMILSSLVFTSYLLSASFWKKTLIPSEKKPWLLITVNLLFLTALMRTILLNRVAFPMTPASTAVIVTPLSWYAHIPTVLMILLSSVLFLNADVFASRIAAKSLSPAKAALAWWTGTFTLLILIFVLIFTNIWAYVPPVSLIFRNQFYLPFLITGLMMIIPLLLQKKGPESPADDSGERKPLMVVSLMIFFLTIAAVIFVSARPEAVGKAPQELIVMTYNCQQGVDKDGNLALDEQLAVIRSINPDILVLQESDSPRISRGNVDVVRFFQDGLDYYAYFGPTTVSGTFGTAILSHFPLENQRSVYTYSSDDEVATAVAEFSLGEKSVGIICVHPSGNEDVNRIFTETLIETASSFDNVIVMGDFNMREYSETLRAIGDVLNDSWRVLNPIGRVSLEELESRSEEEEGDFAHGAPTLKRRIDYIFLSESFEVLDSEYISNEASMTDHPAHWARIRLK